A genomic segment from Agrobacterium vitis encodes:
- a CDS encoding metallophosphoesterase family protein: MRIALLSDIHGNAQALDAVLQATAQAGAERIVILGDIVGYGGDPGRCVDKVRALQQQGALVVRGNHDQAVSDPAISLNDTARDAIHWTRQVLSEEQRTFLANLPMMLRDEDRLYVHAEATSPSAFHYVTDTDAAAQHFAACTARLSFCGHVHRPTLYALASYGQTTDGPPPQGKITTFVPHSQTDIPLLAQRRWLGVIGSVGQPRDGDPAAAFGLLDTTKSTLTFLRVNYDIDGAAAAIRAAGLTETLATRLYRGR, from the coding sequence ATGCGCATTGCTCTTTTGTCCGACATCCACGGCAATGCCCAGGCCCTTGACGCGGTCTTGCAGGCGACAGCGCAGGCCGGTGCCGAACGCATCGTCATTCTCGGCGATATCGTCGGGTATGGCGGCGATCCTGGCCGCTGCGTCGACAAGGTCCGCGCTTTGCAGCAGCAAGGTGCCTTGGTGGTGCGGGGCAACCACGACCAGGCGGTAAGCGATCCCGCCATTTCCCTCAATGACACGGCCCGCGACGCCATTCACTGGACGCGGCAAGTCCTCAGCGAAGAACAGCGGACCTTTCTCGCCAATCTGCCGATGATGCTGCGGGATGAGGACCGGCTCTATGTCCATGCCGAAGCCACCTCTCCCTCGGCCTTTCACTATGTGACCGATACGGACGCGGCAGCGCAGCATTTTGCCGCCTGTACGGCGCGGCTGAGTTTTTGCGGCCATGTCCATCGCCCGACGCTTTATGCGCTGGCTTCCTATGGTCAAACCACCGATGGCCCTCCACCTCAAGGCAAGATCACCACTTTCGTTCCCCATTCGCAAACGGACATTCCGCTTCTGGCGCAGCGGCGCTGGCTCGGCGTGATCGGCTCGGTGGGCCAACCGCGCGACGGCGATCCGGCGGCGGCCTTCGGCCTGCTCGACACCACAAAGAGCACGCTGACCTTCCTGCGGGTCAACTATGACATAGACGGAGCAGCAGCGGCCATCCGTGCTGCGGGCCTGACGGAAACGCTTGCCACACGGCTTTACAGGGGACGATGA
- a CDS encoding ligase-associated DNA damage response DEXH box helicase, which translates to MSEPESTLSLLPSSFEHWFAQKGWQPRAHQLDLLGRAGQGESTLLIAPTGAGKTLAGFLPSLVDLTRRGRKRPGEAFIGIHTLYISPLKALAVDIERNLVKPVEEMGLPVTVETRTGDTPQAKRQRQKLNPPDILLTTPEQLALLIANGEAPRFFRDLRYVIFDELHSLVTSKRGHLLALGLARLRILAPGLQTIGLSATVADPPELQRWLVAQRPGEAALAGLITVAGGARPNITILNTQERIPWSGHSARYAIPDIYAVLKQFAMTIIFVNTRSQAEMLFQELWTVNDDSLPIALHHGSLDVGQRRKVEEAMAANRLRAVVATSTLDLGIDWGEVDLVIHVGAPKGASRLAQRIGRANHRMDEPSRAILVPANRFEVMECQAALDANYLGAQDTQSVGEGPLDVLAQHVLGMACAAPFDAEALYTEVTSAMTYASLSRETFVRIVDFVATGGYALKTYDRYARIRKTAEGRWRISNPAVAQQYRLNLGTIVEEPMLNVRLVKRNHLGSIGRGGMTLGKVEEYFVEQLAQGDTFLFSGKVLRFEGLRESECLVSNAFSQDPKIPAYAGGKFPLSTYLADQVRAMLDDPARRASLPDQVRDWLEIQKVKSVLPKRGDLLVETFPRGKRFYMVLYPFEGRLAHQTLGMLLTRRLERWRAKPLGFVATDYALAIWGLEDLGWMVSTGKLSLADLFEEDMLGDDLEAWLDSSYMLKRTFRTCAVIAGLIEKRHPGKEKSGRQVTVSADLIYDVLRAHEPDHILLQATRADAANGLLDIARLGDMLKRINGHILHKALDHVSPLAVPVMLEIGRETVVGEAQEDVLAEAAEDLIAEAMG; encoded by the coding sequence GTGTCTGAGCCGGAATCCACGCTTTCTCTTTTGCCCTCATCCTTCGAGCATTGGTTTGCACAGAAGGGTTGGCAGCCGCGTGCGCATCAGTTGGACCTGCTGGGGCGGGCCGGGCAGGGAGAAAGCACGCTGTTGATTGCCCCGACGGGGGCGGGCAAGACCCTTGCCGGGTTTCTGCCCTCACTGGTCGATTTGACCCGGCGCGGGCGAAAGCGGCCGGGCGAGGCATTTATCGGCATTCACACGCTCTATATCTCGCCGCTAAAGGCACTGGCGGTCGATATTGAGCGCAATCTGGTCAAGCCGGTCGAGGAAATGGGCCTGCCTGTTACCGTCGAGACGCGGACCGGCGATACGCCGCAGGCAAAACGGCAACGCCAGAAGCTCAATCCGCCGGATATTTTGCTGACAACCCCGGAACAGCTGGCTTTGCTGATCGCCAATGGCGAAGCCCCCCGCTTCTTCCGGGACCTGCGCTATGTGATTTTCGATGAGTTGCATTCGCTCGTTACCTCCAAGCGTGGCCATCTTCTGGCGCTGGGGCTGGCCCGGCTGCGCATCCTGGCGCCGGGACTTCAAACCATCGGCCTTTCTGCCACCGTTGCCGATCCGCCGGAGCTGCAGCGCTGGCTCGTGGCCCAAAGACCGGGGGAAGCGGCCTTGGCTGGGCTGATCACGGTGGCTGGCGGGGCGAGGCCGAACATTACCATTTTGAACACGCAGGAGCGCATTCCCTGGTCCGGCCATTCGGCCCGTTACGCCATTCCTGATATCTATGCGGTGCTGAAACAGTTTGCGATGACGATCATCTTCGTCAACACCCGTTCCCAGGCGGAAATGCTGTTTCAGGAATTGTGGACTGTCAATGACGACAGCCTGCCGATTGCCTTGCATCACGGCTCGCTGGATGTCGGCCAGCGCCGCAAGGTGGAAGAGGCGATGGCCGCCAACCGGCTGCGTGCCGTGGTCGCCACCTCGACGCTGGATCTCGGCATCGACTGGGGCGAGGTCGATCTCGTCATCCATGTCGGCGCGCCCAAGGGCGCCAGCCGATTGGCCCAGCGGATTGGCCGGGCCAATCACCGTATGGATGAGCCAAGCCGGGCCATTCTGGTTCCCGCCAACCGCTTCGAGGTGATGGAATGCCAGGCGGCGCTGGATGCCAACTATCTCGGTGCGCAGGACACCCAATCGGTGGGCGAAGGCCCGCTGGATGTGCTGGCCCAGCATGTGTTGGGCATGGCCTGTGCCGCACCTTTTGATGCGGAGGCTCTTTATACTGAAGTAACGTCAGCCATGACTTACGCTTCTTTGTCGCGTGAAACGTTCGTGCGGATTGTCGATTTCGTCGCTACCGGTGGCTATGCGCTGAAGACCTATGACCGCTATGCCCGCATCCGCAAGACGGCAGAAGGACGCTGGCGGATTTCCAATCCGGCGGTGGCGCAGCAATACAGGCTCAATCTCGGCACCATTGTCGAGGAGCCGATGCTGAATGTCCGGCTGGTCAAGCGCAATCACCTTGGCTCCATCGGGCGAGGCGGCATGACCCTTGGCAAGGTCGAGGAATATTTCGTCGAGCAACTGGCGCAAGGCGATACATTCCTGTTTTCCGGCAAGGTCTTGCGGTTTGAAGGCCTGCGCGAAAGCGAATGCCTGGTGTCCAATGCTTTTTCGCAGGACCCGAAAATTCCGGCCTATGCGGGCGGGAAATTTCCGCTCTCGACCTATCTTGCCGATCAGGTGCGGGCCATGCTGGACGATCCCGCCCGCCGCGCCAGCCTGCCGGATCAGGTGCGTGACTGGCTGGAAATCCAGAAAGTCAAATCCGTGTTGCCGAAGCGGGGCGACCTGCTGGTCGAGACTTTTCCACGCGGCAAGCGCTTCTACATGGTGCTTTATCCGTTTGAGGGGCGGCTGGCCCATCAGACGCTGGGCATGCTGCTGACGCGGCGGCTGGAACGGTGGCGGGCCAAGCCGCTTGGCTTTGTGGCGACGGATTACGCCCTGGCGATCTGGGGGCTGGAGGATCTCGGCTGGATGGTGTCCACGGGCAAGCTTTCGCTGGCTGACTTGTTCGAGGAAGACATGCTGGGCGACGATCTGGAGGCCTGGCTGGACTCCTCCTACATGCTGAAGCGTACCTTCCGCACCTGTGCGGTGATTGCCGGGTTGATTGAAAAGCGCCATCCCGGCAAGGAAAAATCCGGCAGGCAGGTGACGGTCTCCGCGGACCTGATCTATGATGTGCTGCGCGCCCATGAGCCCGATCATATCCTGCTGCAGGCGACCCGCGCGGATGCGGCAAACGGTCTTTTGGACATTGCCCGGCTTGGCGATATGCTAAAGCGAATCAACGGCCATATTCTCCACAAGGCGCTGGACCATGTCTCGCCGCTGGCCGTGCCGGTCATGCTGGAGATCGGCCGGGAAACGGTGGTCGGCGAAGCCCAGGAAGATGTGCTGGCGGAAGCGGCTGAAGATCTCATCGCTGAAGCGATGGGATAA
- the mscL gene encoding large conductance mechanosensitive channel protein MscL, with the protein MFKEFKSFIARGNVMDLAVGVIIGGAFGLIVTSLVNDIVMPVVGVVFGGFDFSNYFLPLSDKVTAQSLAEARKQGAVFAYGNFLTVAINFVILAWIIFLMVKGVNVLRKQLEHDEKQGKPTPPPPADVLLLTEIRDLLKAQQSNEAEASSARIEPGKP; encoded by the coding sequence GTGTTCAAGGAATTCAAGTCGTTCATTGCCAGGGGCAATGTCATGGATCTGGCCGTAGGTGTCATCATTGGTGGCGCCTTCGGTTTAATCGTCACCTCGCTGGTCAACGATATCGTCATGCCGGTGGTTGGCGTGGTGTTTGGCGGGTTCGATTTTTCCAACTATTTCCTGCCGCTCAGTGACAAGGTCACGGCGCAGTCGCTGGCTGAAGCGCGCAAGCAGGGCGCGGTGTTTGCCTATGGAAATTTCCTGACCGTCGCCATCAATTTCGTCATTCTGGCCTGGATCATTTTCCTGATGGTCAAGGGGGTCAATGTTCTGCGCAAACAGCTGGAACATGATGAAAAGCAGGGCAAGCCTACACCGCCGCCACCGGCAGACGTGCTGCTGCTGACAGAGATTCGTGATTTGCTGAAGGCACAGCAGAGCAACGAGGCTGAGGCGTCTTCAGCACGTATTGAGCCAGGCAAGCCTTGA
- a CDS encoding bifunctional serine/threonine-protein kinase/universal stress protein yields MARNRLESGSVIDGFTVVEQAHKGGMARLYAVTHPDYFFPLLMKVPEMGGGIDPAMIVGFEMEQMILPRISGPHVPRFVANGDFTHLPYMVFERLPGKSLYPLLDSLPLSADEVARMGERIATALADLHRQHVVHLDIKPSNILFRDSGEAVLVDFGLARHLDLPDLVNEEFRLPYGTAPYMAPEQILGIRSDFRSDLFALGVLMYFFATGKRPFGDPQRLKGLKRRLWRDPVPPRALNPAISPAFQEVILRCLEVNPARRTPTAAQLALDLKDLPAVPLTARADKLKQDGLAEVLKRRFNPDPIELLKPQTATAALANAPIIVVALDLGETSTELTEAMRLTVSRIMARSPGARLACLNILKIARINLDSDLDDEGNNKHVARLGKLRQWAAPLKDQPQITCHVLESTSPANAILDYARDNSVDHIVMGARANSPKRALLGSVSAEVASTAPCTVTVVRVREMAHQSKQ; encoded by the coding sequence ATGGCCCGCAACCGCCTTGAATCCGGCAGCGTGATCGATGGTTTTACCGTGGTGGAACAGGCGCATAAGGGCGGCATGGCGCGGCTCTATGCCGTAACCCACCCCGATTATTTTTTCCCGCTGCTGATGAAAGTGCCGGAAATGGGCGGAGGCATCGACCCGGCAATGATTGTCGGCTTTGAAATGGAGCAGATGATCCTGCCGCGCATTTCTGGCCCGCATGTGCCGCGCTTTGTTGCCAATGGCGATTTCACCCATCTGCCTTACATGGTGTTTGAAAGGTTGCCTGGCAAATCGCTCTATCCGCTGCTGGACAGCCTGCCGCTCAGCGCAGACGAGGTGGCAAGGATGGGTGAGCGGATCGCCACGGCACTAGCGGACCTGCATCGCCAGCACGTGGTGCATCTCGACATCAAGCCCTCGAATATCCTGTTTCGTGACAGCGGCGAGGCGGTACTGGTGGATTTCGGCCTGGCGCGCCATCTGGACCTGCCGGATCTGGTGAACGAGGAATTTCGCCTGCCCTATGGCACCGCACCCTATATGGCGCCCGAACAGATCCTGGGCATTCGCTCGGATTTTCGCTCCGACCTGTTTGCACTGGGCGTGCTGATGTATTTCTTTGCCACCGGAAAACGCCCCTTTGGCGATCCGCAGCGGCTGAAGGGATTGAAGCGTCGGCTGTGGCGCGATCCGGTGCCGCCACGAGCGCTGAACCCGGCGATCTCTCCCGCATTTCAGGAGGTTATCCTGCGCTGCCTGGAGGTAAACCCGGCAAGGAGGACGCCGACCGCAGCCCAACTGGCGCTGGACCTGAAGGACCTGCCGGCAGTTCCCCTGACGGCGCGGGCTGACAAGCTGAAGCAGGACGGGCTGGCGGAGGTTTTGAAACGCCGCTTCAACCCTGACCCGATCGAATTGCTGAAACCGCAAACCGCTACGGCGGCCCTGGCCAATGCACCGATCATCGTCGTCGCCCTCGACCTTGGCGAAACCTCGACGGAGCTGACGGAAGCCATGCGGTTGACGGTGTCGCGCATCATGGCGCGCTCGCCCGGCGCACGGCTTGCTTGCCTGAATATTTTGAAAATCGCCCGGATCAACCTCGACAGCGACTTGGACGACGAGGGCAATAACAAGCATGTCGCCCGCCTTGGCAAGCTGCGGCAATGGGCAGCGCCGTTGAAGGATCAGCCGCAAATTACCTGCCACGTGCTGGAAAGCACCTCACCCGCCAATGCCATCCTGGATTATGCCCGCGACAACAGTGTCGACCATATCGTCATGGGTGCCCGCGCCAATTCACCAAAGCGCGCCCTGCTCGGCAGCGTATCGGCGGAAGTTGCTTCGACAGCGCCGTGTACGGTCACGGTGGTGCGCGTGCGGGAGATGGCGCATCAAAGTAAGCAATAA
- the pdeM gene encoding ligase-associated DNA damage response endonuclease PdeM, translating to MRPEKTDLTAEIEICGVEAICDLSGTLYLPALRLLVVSDLHLEKGAAFARRGQLLPPYDTVATLKKLQAVIARFDPAIVVSLGDTFHDRLGSALMPEPFRQTIEQMTRGREWIWITGNHDPDGVENLAGMVADEISYGGLVFRHEPQIGESARGEIAGHLHPSATVRRREKSVRRACFAADGDRLIMPAFGVTTGGLDLKHKAFTGLFARETLVAHLLGRERIYSVRFSGLFA from the coding sequence ATGCGCCCGGAGAAGACGGACCTCACCGCCGAGATCGAGATCTGCGGTGTTGAGGCCATCTGTGACCTGTCCGGCACGCTGTATCTGCCAGCATTGCGATTGCTCGTCGTCTCCGACCTGCATCTGGAAAAGGGGGCGGCCTTTGCGCGGCGTGGCCAGCTTCTGCCGCCCTATGATACCGTTGCGACATTGAAAAAACTGCAAGCGGTGATTGCCCGTTTCGATCCGGCCATCGTTGTCAGTCTGGGTGACACGTTTCATGACCGGTTGGGATCGGCGCTGATGCCAGAGCCGTTCCGGCAGACAATTGAGCAGATGACACGAGGCCGCGAATGGATCTGGATCACCGGCAACCATGATCCTGATGGGGTCGAGAACCTGGCGGGCATGGTGGCCGATGAAATTTCCTATGGCGGATTGGTGTTTCGCCATGAACCGCAAATCGGTGAAAGCGCCAGAGGCGAGATTGCCGGCCATCTTCACCCGTCAGCCACCGTGCGCCGGCGGGAGAAATCCGTGCGTCGCGCCTGTTTCGCCGCCGATGGCGACCGGCTGATCATGCCGGCTTTCGGGGTGACGACGGGCGGGCTGGATTTAAAGCACAAGGCATTCACAGGGCTTTTCGCAAGGGAGACGCTGGTCGCGCATCTTCTGGGCCGCGAACGGATCTATTCGGTGCGCTTCAGCGGCCTGTTCGCCTGA
- a CDS encoding FKBP-type peptidyl-prolyl cis-trans isomerase, with translation MTQAKNGDTVRIHYVGLLPDGTQFDTSRDRDPLQFEIGSGQIISGLERQVDGMEVGRSQRVTVPAEEAYGAHDPQKVQQVARDLIPANVNVAPGTRLQAQSGNGTPLIVTVTDVAGDVVTIDANHPLAGQDLIFEVELIDIVRAA, from the coding sequence ATGACGCAAGCGAAAAACGGCGATACCGTCCGCATCCATTATGTCGGTCTGCTGCCGGATGGCACGCAATTCGACACCTCCCGCGACCGCGATCCGCTCCAGTTTGAAATCGGCTCCGGCCAGATCATTTCAGGGCTGGAAAGGCAAGTGGATGGCATGGAAGTCGGGCGAAGCCAGCGGGTGACGGTGCCTGCCGAGGAAGCCTATGGCGCGCACGATCCCCAGAAAGTTCAACAGGTGGCGCGTGATCTTATTCCCGCCAATGTCAATGTGGCACCCGGCACAAGGCTTCAAGCGCAGAGCGGCAATGGCACACCTCTGATTGTCACTGTGACCGATGTGGCAGGCGATGTGGTGACGATCGATGCCAACCACCCGCTGGCCGGGCAGGATCTGATTTTCGAGGTCGAACTGATCGATATCGTTCGCGCTGCCTAA
- a CDS encoding PAS domain-containing hybrid sensor histidine kinase/response regulator yields the protein MLPAWLIITASIAYLLLLFAVASYGDRRSRRNGVPAGGRPLVYGLSLAVYCTSWTYFGGVGLAADRGLEFMGIYIGPILMLTLGLPLIRRMIEIAKVEKLTSGADFVAARYGKNPIVGMLVTVISLAGSIPYIALQLKAVSNSVGVMVDPASYGIGTGNLYFVDLALIVALTLACFSAIFGTRHTDATEHQDGLILAISMESVVKLLAFCTLGITVVFFLFDGPADLWRAATESPRVMEALAYETPLSRWLLLIALSAFAILMLPRQFHVTVVENRTDRELRRAGLLLPLYLIAINLFVLPAAIGGLLAFNGTGNADLYVLSLPLSHNLPFVTLVTFIGGFSAATAMVIVETVALAIMISNDIVLPVLLRRGFRHGPEASQSLAKTVLLIRRLAIFGVLLLGYAYFRLASDDRGLSSIGLLAFSAIAQIAPCLLGGLIWRRANARGAILGLSLGFLTWIYTLLLPSFGLDAHKDLAPDILSFLFPGVDAFSRAGADPLLTATVLSLLINLLAFVLGSLSRNPRPVERIQSGIFVRRHQRSQFATKGWKTRVSIGDLKTAIARYLGQERMERSLKSYERDAGRRLEDDSPADMAFIHFTEQLLGSAIGSASARLVLSLVLQKAEDTSADTAWLLDQASEALHYNQDMLQTALSQMDQGIAVFDSSSRLTIWNRRFRSLLDLPDEMGQVGVPLSTIVHRLTERGAIAAKEEAGVLANFHHLDEPFQLVLSEGAQIIEVRCNALPDKGLVATFTDITPQVAADRALKQANETLEQRVGERTAELMRVNTALAEARASADEANIGKTRFFAAAGHDILQPLNAARLYSSALVERLGQSENAGLVRNIDSALESVEQILGAVLDLSRLDTGAMKPRFATVPLQGLLERIRTDFEPMALEKNLKLVVLPTTLSVRSDANLLRRLVQNLVSNAIKYTPSGKVLVGARRRGGQVIIQVTDSGIGIPTSKFRTVFKEFARLDEGIKTASGLGLGLSIVDRIARVLKAMVALESRPGRGTSFRVTVPIEKSAKAPLPAEDLATATALRSSLTGLRILCIDNEPDILDGMRLLISGWGCTVITAGSVTDLDTTFSDNPVAPDVIIADYHLGDGSGIGAILRLRALYGQPVPGLLITADRTADVRAEAERQGIAVQHKPVRPAALRAYITQVSSPRRSAAE from the coding sequence ATGCTTCCGGCATGGCTTATCATCACGGCATCGATTGCCTATCTGCTGCTGCTGTTTGCGGTGGCAAGCTATGGCGACAGGCGAAGCCGCCGCAATGGTGTGCCTGCGGGCGGGCGTCCGCTTGTCTATGGGCTGTCGCTGGCGGTCTATTGCACCTCCTGGACCTATTTCGGCGGCGTCGGGCTGGCTGCGGACCGCGGCCTCGAATTCATGGGCATCTATATTGGCCCGATCCTGATGCTGACGCTCGGCCTGCCGCTGATCCGCCGGATGATCGAGATCGCCAAGGTCGAAAAGCTGACCTCCGGCGCTGATTTCGTCGCCGCCCGCTATGGCAAGAACCCTATAGTCGGCATGCTGGTCACGGTGATTTCGCTGGCCGGCTCCATTCCCTATATCGCGCTTCAACTGAAGGCCGTCTCCAATTCGGTCGGCGTCATGGTCGATCCGGCCAGCTACGGCATCGGCACCGGCAATCTCTATTTTGTCGATCTGGCGCTGATCGTTGCCCTGACGCTTGCCTGCTTTTCTGCCATTTTCGGCACACGCCATACGGACGCCACCGAGCATCAGGACGGGCTGATCCTGGCGATCTCGATGGAATCGGTGGTCAAGCTGCTGGCCTTCTGCACGCTGGGCATCACGGTGGTGTTCTTCCTGTTCGATGGACCGGCGGATCTCTGGCGCGCGGCAACCGAAAGCCCGAGGGTGATGGAGGCGCTAGCCTATGAGACACCCCTTAGCCGTTGGCTGCTGCTGATTGCGCTCTCTGCTTTCGCCATCCTGATGCTGCCGCGCCAGTTCCACGTCACCGTGGTTGAAAATCGGACGGATCGGGAACTGCGCCGCGCCGGGCTGTTGCTGCCGCTTTATCTGATCGCCATCAATCTCTTTGTGCTGCCAGCTGCCATTGGCGGGCTTCTGGCATTCAACGGCACCGGCAATGCCGATCTTTATGTGCTTTCCCTGCCGCTCTCTCACAATCTGCCATTCGTTACGCTGGTCACCTTTATCGGCGGCTTTTCCGCCGCCACCGCCATGGTGATCGTCGAAACGGTGGCGCTGGCCATCATGATTTCCAACGACATCGTCCTGCCGGTTCTGCTGCGGCGCGGGTTCCGGCATGGGCCTGAGGCCTCACAAAGCCTGGCCAAGACCGTGCTTCTCATTCGCCGCCTGGCGATTTTTGGCGTGTTGCTGCTCGGCTATGCCTATTTCCGGCTGGCCAGCGACGACCGAGGCCTTTCCTCCATCGGCCTGCTGGCCTTTTCCGCCATTGCCCAAATCGCCCCTTGCCTGCTGGGCGGCCTCATCTGGCGCAGGGCCAATGCCAGAGGCGCGATTCTTGGCCTGTCGCTTGGCTTTCTCACCTGGATCTACACGCTGCTTTTGCCGAGCTTCGGGCTCGATGCCCATAAGGATCTGGCCCCGGATATCCTGTCCTTCCTGTTTCCGGGTGTCGATGCCTTCAGCCGCGCCGGGGCCGATCCGCTGCTAACGGCGACCGTGCTGTCCCTGCTGATCAACCTATTGGCCTTTGTGCTTGGCAGTCTCAGCCGCAACCCCCGCCCGGTCGAGCGCATCCAGTCTGGCATATTCGTGCGTCGGCACCAACGCTCGCAATTTGCCACCAAGGGCTGGAAAACCCGGGTCAGCATCGGCGACCTGAAGACGGCGATTGCCCGTTATCTCGGCCAGGAACGGATGGAACGCTCACTGAAAAGCTATGAGCGCGATGCCGGTCGTCGGCTGGAAGACGATAGTCCCGCCGACATGGCTTTCATTCATTTCACCGAGCAATTGCTGGGCAGCGCCATCGGTTCAGCCTCGGCCCGTCTGGTCCTGTCGCTGGTGCTGCAAAAGGCCGAGGATACCTCCGCCGACACCGCCTGGCTGCTCGACCAGGCAAGCGAGGCCCTGCATTATAACCAGGATATGTTGCAAACGGCGCTCTCGCAGATGGACCAGGGCATAGCGGTTTTCGACAGCAGCAGCCGATTGACGATCTGGAACCGGCGGTTTCGAAGCCTGCTCGATCTGCCCGACGAAATGGGACAGGTCGGCGTGCCGCTCAGCACCATCGTCCACCGGCTGACCGAGCGCGGCGCCATTGCGGCCAAGGAGGAAGCGGGCGTTCTGGCCAATTTCCACCATCTCGACGAACCCTTCCAGCTGGTGTTGAGCGAGGGGGCCCAGATCATCGAGGTGCGCTGCAACGCCCTGCCCGACAAGGGGTTGGTGGCAACTTTCACCGACATCACCCCGCAGGTGGCGGCGGACCGGGCCTTGAAACAGGCCAATGAAACGCTGGAACAGCGCGTGGGCGAACGCACGGCGGAACTGATGCGGGTCAATACCGCACTTGCCGAAGCCCGCGCCAGCGCCGATGAAGCCAATATTGGCAAGACCCGGTTCTTTGCCGCCGCCGGTCACGATATTCTCCAGCCGCTCAATGCCGCAAGGCTCTATTCCTCGGCGCTGGTGGAGCGGCTGGGCCAATCGGAAAATGCCGGGCTGGTGCGCAATATCGATTCGGCGCTGGAATCGGTCGAACAGATCCTTGGCGCGGTGCTGGACCTGTCCCGGCTGGATACGGGCGCAATGAAGCCGCGCTTTGCCACCGTCCCCCTGCAAGGCCTGCTGGAGCGGATCAGGACCGATTTCGAGCCGATGGCGCTGGAGAAAAACCTGAAATTGGTGGTGCTGCCGACCACGCTCAGCGTGCGCTCCGATGCCAATCTTCTGCGCCGGCTGGTGCAGAATCTGGTCTCCAATGCCATTAAATATACGCCCTCTGGAAAGGTCCTGGTCGGTGCGCGCCGCCGTGGCGGCCAGGTGATCATTCAGGTGACGGATTCGGGTATCGGCATTCCAACCTCGAAATTTCGCACTGTGTTCAAGGAATTTGCCCGGCTGGACGAAGGCATCAAAACCGCCAGCGGGCTTGGGCTCGGACTGTCGATTGTCGATCGTATCGCCCGGGTCCTCAAAGCGATGGTGGCGCTGGAATCCCGGCCTGGCCGAGGCACCAGTTTTCGCGTCACGGTGCCGATCGAAAAGAGCGCCAAGGCACCGTTGCCCGCTGAGGATTTGGCGACCGCGACAGCGCTGCGGAGCAGTCTTACCGGCCTGCGCATCCTGTGCATCGATAATGAGCCGGATATTCTGGACGGCATGCGGCTGCTGATCAGCGGTTGGGGCTGTACGGTGATCACCGCAGGCTCGGTCACTGATCTCGACACGACCTTCAGCGACAATCCTGTGGCACCGGATGTCATCATTGCCGATTATCATCTGGGAGACGGCAGCGGTATCGGCGCGATCCTGCGCCTGCGCGCGCTCTACGGTCAGCCGGTTCCCGGCCTGCTGATTACCGCCGACCGCACCGCCGACGTGCGGGCGGAGGCGGAACGGCAGGGCATTGCCGTGCAGCATAAGCCCGTCCGTCCAGCGGCTTTGCGGGCCTATATTACCCAGGTCTCCAGCCCACGCCGTAGCGCTGCGGAATAG